From the Pseudomonas syringae KCTC 12500 genome, the window GATTGGCCAGAACACGATAGCCCACTGCCTGATAGGCCCTGGCCTCGCGAAGGATTTCCCGGAAGATTTCGTAGCAGATGGTCTCGGGGGTCTTCAGCTTGCCCCGCCCTGCGCAGCAATGACACGGTTCGCACAGCACCTGTTCGAGACTTTCGCGGGTGCGCTTGCGGGTCATCTGCACCAGACCCAGTTCGGTGATGCCGATGATGTTGGTCTTGGCGTGATCGCGTTCCAGCTGCTTCTCAAGCGTGCGCAGCACCTGACGCTGGTGTTCACCGTCTTCCATGTCGATGAAATCGATGATGATGATGCCGCCCAGATTGCGCAGGCGCAGCTGCCGGGCGATGGCCGTGGCAGCTTCCAGGTTGGTCTTGAAGATGGTTTCTTCGAGGTTGCGATGCCCCACGAACGCGCCGGTGTTGACGTCGATGGTGCTCATCGCTTCGGCTGGATCGATGACCAGATAGCCGCCCGACTTGAGCGGCACCTTGCGCTCGAGCGCTTTCTGGATTTCGTCCTCGACCCCATAAAGGTCGAAGATCGGCCGCTCGCCCGGATAGTGCTCAAGCCTGTCGGCGATTTCCGGCATCAGCTCGGCCACGAACTGAGTCGTTTTCTGAAAGGTTTCCCGCGAGTCGATACGGATCTTCTCGATGCGCGGGCTGACCAGATCGCGCAAGGTGCGCAGCGCCAGGCCCAGATCTTCGTAAATCACCGTGGGTGGGCTGACCGTCTTGATCTGCTCGCCGATCTGATCCCAGAGCCTGCGCAGATAGCGGATATCCATCAGGATTTCATCAGCCCCGGCGCCTTCGGCAGCGGTGCGCAGAATGAAACCTCCAGCTTCCTTGATACCTTCCTGGGCAACACAATCGCTGACCACTTTCTTGAGTCGTTCGCGCTCGGCTTCGTCCTCGATTTTCAGCGAGATGCCCACATGCGCGGTGCGCGGCATGTACACCAGATAACGCGACGGAATGGAGAGTTGCGTGGTCAGCCGTGCGCCCTTGCTGCCGATCGGGTCTTTGGTGACTTGCACGACAAGGCTCT encodes:
- the rng gene encoding ribonuclease G, encoding MSEEILINITPMESRVAVVENGVLQEVHVERTQRRGIVGNIYKGKVVRVLPGMQAAFIDIGLDRAAFIHASEISMREGPAVESIASLVHDGQSLVVQVTKDPIGSKGARLTTQLSIPSRYLVYMPRTAHVGISLKIEDEAERERLKKVVSDCVAQEGIKEAGGFILRTAAEGAGADEILMDIRYLRRLWDQIGEQIKTVSPPTVIYEDLGLALRTLRDLVSPRIEKIRIDSRETFQKTTQFVAELMPEIADRLEHYPGERPIFDLYGVEDEIQKALERKVPLKSGGYLVIDPAEAMSTIDVNTGAFVGHRNLEETIFKTNLEAATAIARQLRLRNLGGIIIIDFIDMEDGEHQRQVLRTLEKQLERDHAKTNIIGITELGLVQMTRKRTRESLEQVLCEPCHCCAGRGKLKTPETICYEIFREILREARAYQAVGYRVLANQRVVDRLLDEESGNVAELESFIGRTIRFQVETMYSQEQYDVVLL